DNA sequence from the Rubripirellula tenax genome:
CATGGGAAGCGACCTTTCGCCATGGCGACTACGGTTGAACCAACGGCATCTTCGTGCCGAACAACTCTTGAAAGAATAACTGCATCGCCAACCACGAACGGTGATCGGCTTGTTGGTTGTAGGCAGCGCCTTTGGAATTGTCGTTGCCGGCCATCGGTTGAGTGAACGAGTGGACGGCGTCGGAGTAAACATCCATTTGCCAGTTGATGTTCGCGTCGTTGAGTTCTTTGACGAAGGCTTCAATGTCGTCCTTTGGCACAAACGGATCGTCGGCTCCGTGGCAGACAAGAATTTTGGCGATTATGTTTTTACCGTCGCTGGGGCTGGGCGAATCCAGACCGCCGTGGAAGCTGACCACGCCCGCAACATCGGCACCGCTGCGCGCAAGCTCCAACACGCCCGTCCCGCCAAAGCAATAACCGATGGCCGCGATTCGCTTGCCATCGACGTCGCTGCGACCTTGCAACTGATTCAGCCCCAAGTTCAATCGGCGGCGATAGAGATCGCGGTCGCCTTTGTACTTACCGGCCGTCTTTCCCGCCTCGGCCGTGTCGGCAGGACGCACACCTTGTCCGTAGATGTCGAGCGCAAACGCGACACAACCGAGTTCGGCCAGTTGCTGGCAGCGTCCTTTTTCGTAGTCGGTCAGTCCCATCCATTGATGAACAACCAACACGCCCGGTGCCGTGCCGGTCACCTTTGCCGGATCCCAGGCCACAAACCCCTCCAGCGCCACATCACCATCGTGGTAGACAATGGTTTCGGTTTGGACTTCGGCCCTCGCCGCAACCGTTCCAAGAACGAGCCAACCGAACGCGAAAAAGAAGAGAGTGGGAATCGACCGCATCATCATAAGCCTCGGAAAGTGGGGACAAAACTTCGGACCGGGTCATTGGACCGCGCCGCTTTTGTGATCGGCAAGGTGCTGTCGGGCGACCGCCTGTTCGATCCTCGGGAAAACGTCGCTATTAGGAGTGAACGGGCGATCGACAGCACTTTTTCTCAAGCCGTAGCATACCGATGATCCGAACGCTAATACTTTCTCTGCTTGTGGCCACCTCGTCATCAGTGGTCCCGGCGCCAGCGGTCGCTGACGAGGCGATCGAGCAACTGATCAACGAACTGGTGACGGTCTCGGATCCTGGTTTCGGGTACTCGGGATATTTTTCGGGCGACGAATTTTTGCCCTATGAAGGAACTGGCCAAATCAGGACCGCGCTGCTGGGTGCAACGTATCGTCGTCCTTCGATACCGATGCGAAAGATCGTCGAACGTGGCATCGACGCGGTGCCCGTTCTCTTAAAGCACATCAACGATTCGAGAACGATCGACACCGAGCCGATGTCGGGAATGATGTGGATGGAGTTTTCAGACGAATACGACATCAATCACAGAACGCGTCGCGAACCGCCCAAAGGCGTCAACCGCGAATCATCACCTAGAAATGACGACCACCCCGACGAACACGCCTTGACCGTTGGCGACCTTTGTTTCGTGGCACTCGGCCAGATCGTCAATCGAAACTACGTGGCGACTCGCTATCAGCCGACCGGCGGATTGATTGTCAATTCACCGACTTATTCAAAGCGACTTCGCGATATCGTTTTGGCCGATTGGTCGGACTTGACGGAAGAATCGCATCGCGACGGATTGATTCTCGACTTCAAGCAACCGGACTGGCACAGTCGCCGCGTTAACGCGTATTACCGATTGTCGCTGTACTATCCGGAAACGGTCGAGAATGTCGTGATGCCCTTGCTGTCGTTGCCGACGTACGACTCAAGTCTGGTCTATGACTTTTGCAAGAAGGTCCTGTACGCGACGGAAGACAGAGCCGAATGCAAGCGGGTGCTCGACGAGTTCACCAACAAGCATGGCGATGTATACCGGGAAGCCACTAGGGAACAGTTGTTCGGTGATTTGGCGGGCCTTGAATCGGACGAGTTTCATGGTTTCACGCCGGACCCGAAAAGCAAAGATCATCGTTGCCGCGAACTGTTGGTTACCTTATTTGATCAACCCGAAAACGTTCTCAGCAACCACCGGCCCGAGTCGACAGTGATTGATAAATTTGGTTTGGCGAGATTGATCGAGAGCCTGACTCACGATCGAGTGCCCGCGATCGGGAGCGCCGTCCGTCGCATCTATCAACGGAATCGCGAAGACGACGATTCGTATTTGACGACCGCATGCTTGAAAAGTCTGGCTCATCGCGGTGACGCCGCGACGATGATCGATCGGTTGAATCAGGTTCGATTTGATCGTTTGAATTCTGATGGGCAAGACTTCGATGCCGTCGATGCTATCTGTACGACCAGCGACCCGACGGTGCTGACCGCGATCGAAGGTTTCGCGGAGACAACCATCAACGATCAGTATTTCACGAAGATGTTGGCGGCGCTGGAAAGGTCGGGCAAACGAGACCCTGAATGGCTTTGGAAGCGAGCAATCCACATTCTCAATGGTCTGCCTGATGCGACGAAACAGGGCCAAGATTTGCTGGAATTGATCGGAGACCGTTTCCCCGATCGCGCCGAAAACGTGTATCGCGAATTCTTGGCCAAGGGGACGACCGAGCGTGCCGAGACGATGTGCGTGTTGCTTTGGTCCGACCATCCGCTTGCTCTGAAGATTTTGGCACCGCTGCTGGATGACGAACGCTTGATGAGCGGGTTTTCGGTGCCGATGCGGGTCTGTGACCGAGCCGCTACGGCGATCAGCCACCGATTGAAGAAACCCAGATTCGATTCAGAATGGTCGCTGCGCGTCAAAGACGATCTGATCACGCGGTACAAAGCCGAGTGCATTCGACGATCGAAGTGAGTGTTTCGCAAGGGTGACATTGGCCCGCTGGTCGATTCGGCTTCAATGACCGATAATTTCGGACAACGTCCCCTCGAACCAACTCCATTGGCATCCACCCCTATGCTCGATTCGGCCCTGGAAATCCTTCGACTCCAATCCGCTGGCGAAGCGACGGCCGTTGAGATCGCTGGCGCCGCCCTGGACGCCATCGAAGCCTCGCAACCGACCATCAACGCCTTCACTCACGTCGATCGCGAAGCCGCGTTGTCGGCCGCGGCGGCGGTCGATGCCAAACGGGCGGCCGGCGGCAGACTGGGGCCTTTGGCGGGTGTGCCCGTTGCGGTCAAGGATGTCCTGTGTACTCGCGACATGCCGACGACATGTTCGTCGCGGATGCTGAAAAACTTTCGGCCACCCTACGACGCCGGCGTGGTCGAGCGATTGCGGGCCGCCGATGCCGTGATCGTCGGCAAGACGAACATGGACGAATTCGCGATGGGCGCCAGCACCGAAAACAGCGCCTTCGGTGTGACGCGAAACCCCTGGGACACAACTCGCATTCCCGGCGGCAGCAGTGGTGGTGCCGCGGCGTGTGTGGCAGCCGGCACCGTTCCGCTTTCGATCGGCACCGACACCGGCGGGTCGATTCGCCAACCTGCGGCGATGTGCGGCGTGACGGGACTGAAGCCGACGTATGGTCGAGTCAGTCGTTATGGATTGATCGCATTCGCAAGCAGCCTCGATCAGGTTGGTCCGATCGGTTGGTCGGTGCCCGATGTCGCGCTGATGATGCAGACAATCGCCGGCTATGATGCTCGCGATTCGACGTCACTGAATCTGGACATCTCGCATTACACCGAAGTACTCAGTTCCCACGATTTGCGCGGACTGAAGATTGGCATTCTGCGAGAATCCATGGATCGCGACGGCGTCGACGATTCGGTGCGTCAAGCAACCCTGGACGCTGCCGATGTGTTCCAATCGATCGGCGCCGAAATGGTCGAAATCGATTTGCCACACAACGATTATTGGGTACCGACGTACTACGTGATCGCGCCGTGTGAAGCGAGCAGCAATCTTTCGCGATACGACGGTGCCCATTACGGTCATCGAACCAGTGATTTGTCGGACAGCGACAAACTTGGACCACTGGTGACGACCTATTGCCGCAGCCGCGCCGAAGGTTTCGGTGACGAAGTGAAACGTCGAATCATGGTTGGCACCTACGCCCTGAGCGAAGGTTACGCAGACCAGTACTACAGCCAAGCCTTGAAGGTACGCCGATTGATCAAGGGCGACTACGACGCGGCATTTAGCCAAGTCGATTTGTTGCTCGGCCCGGTCACTCCGACGCCTGCATTCCCGCTTGGACAAAAGGTCGACGATCCGATCCAGATGTACCTTTGCGACTTGTTCACAGTCGGCGCCAACTTGGCCGGCGTACCGGCCATCTCGCTACCCGCGGGATTGGATGCCTCGGGTTTGCCAGTCGCCGTCCAACTGCAAGCACCGGTTTTGGAAGAATCGCGGTTGCTGTTTGCCGGCGCCGCTTTCCAATCGGTGACCGATCACCACAAACGTCGCCCTTCGTGATTTCGCCGCGTTTGAATACGCCATACCAGCACTAGATTTCATAACATGACACTCAGCAACGGCTATCCCGCCCAAACCGTTATCGGGTTGGAAGTTCACGTCCAACTGAAGACCGAGACAAAACTGTTTTGTGGTTGCAGCACCACCTTCGGCGCGCCTCCCAACACTCAAGTTTGTCCCGTGTGCCTAGGTTTGCCCGGCGCGTTGCCCGTCATGAACGACGCGGCAATCGAATTGTCGATTCGCGCGGGGCTTGCGATTGATTGCTCGATCCCGCCGATGACAAAGTGGGACCGCAAGCAATACTTCTATCCGGATTTGCCCAAGGGCTATCAGATCAGCCAGTTCGATCTACCGATCTGTGCCGACGGATTCATCGAAATCCCTGACCCCGCCGATCCGGATTCGACGCGCCACATCGGGATCCTGCGTGCTCACTTGGAAGAAGACGCCGGCAAGAGCATGCACGACGAAGCAGCCGGTCGCAGCGATACGCGAATCGACCTGAATCGCTGCGGCACACCGCTGCTAGAAATCGTCAGCCAACCCGACATGCGTTCCAGCGCCGAAGCCAAGGCGTATTTGCAAGAATTGAAATTGCGAATGACACACTTGGGCATCTCCGATTGCGAGATGCAGGAAGGTTCTCTGCGAGTCGACGCGAACGTGAACTTGCACATCGAAGTTGACGGCAAGAAGATCGCCACGCCGATCGTTGAAGTCAAAAACATGAACTCGTTTCGCGCCGTCGAGCGTGCGATCGAGCATGAAGTTGATCGCCAATATGATTTGTGGGAAGAAACCGGCAAGACGATCGACGACGAATCCAAGACGACTCGTGGCTGGGACGACAACGCGGGCATCACGTTCTTGCAGCGAGAGAAGGAAGAGTCCGCCGACTATCGGTACTTTCCCGATCCCGACTTATTGCCGATCCGATTGCCGATCGAGCGAGTGGAAGCCGCTCGAGCGAACTTGGGTGAATTGCCCGGCGCGATCCGGATTCGACTCGCCCAACAATATGGAATCAAACCCTACGATGCCGATGTGATCGTCAACCAAGGCCCCGATTTGATCGCCTATTTCGAATCGGCGGCAACGGGTTCGGGCGACGGAAAGCGGACGAGTTCGTGGATCCAGCAAGACGTGATGCGCACCTTGAAGGATCGCGACATTGGCATCGGCGAATTCCCGGTCGACGCCGACTCTCTTGGGAAGTTGCTGGAGAAGGTCGCTTCGGGTGAACTGGACAACGCACGAGCGCGTGACGTTTTCGCACACATGATCGAAACCGGCCAATCGGTCGAAGCGGCTATCACGGCTTTGGGGATCGAATCGGTTGACAACAGCGAACTTGAAACGCTTTGCCAAGAATTACTCGATGCCAATCCGCAGGTCGCCGAAGACTTCAAAGCGGGTAAACAGCAAGCCGTCGGATCGTTGATCGGACAGGCGAAGAAGAAGAACCCCAACGCCAATCCACAGCAAGTCCGCGAAACGTTGATCAAGTTGCTGCAAGGTTGACATGAATGAGACAACCACCCTTCGCCGCGACTATGGATTCCTCGCCATCGCGGCGTTGGTGATCGTCAATGCGATCTGGTTGTTGTTGATGCCATGGGTGCCGGCGATCGCCGAGTCAACGCTTCGACGGTTTCACTTGGCGTCATCGTCTTTCGGCGTTTGGGCGGTGCAGTTCCCCATCCCCTCGATGTACAACTTCGCCAATCGAACCCGCGTCGATGCGCTTCCGCCTGGGTTGATCGACCCCATTTTGGCAAACCCGCTTTCGACCAACACAGATCAACGCGATGCACCGGAGCGTCGTTACATCAACCACTTTCCGATTCGTGTATTGACGTTTGCCGATACTCGGTGGCGCAACCTGCATGACGGCAAAGACCGCTGGTACGAACTCGAATCGACGTACCGTGGCCAACGAATCGAGACACGTCTTCATGCCAAACCCGACGCGGACGTCGCCGGCGGCTTTGTTTTGGTGCGTCAGTCGGTGAAGGTGACGCGATGACCGAGGATTCGCAGAACACTGATTCGATCCGAATCGATCGAGTCGTTGTGGCACATCGCATCGTCCAGCTCGGCATGCTGTTGGGAATGATTTGGAAGTGGACGTACTTCGTCGCTGCGGCGGACGTGTACGCGGACATCCCGATCAACGACGATTTTTTTCCCGGTCTCTTGCGGGCTGCTTCCGTGGTGGTGGTGGCATACTTGGCAGCGGCCGCCACGATCGGCCTGAACCTGATCACGGCCAGCCGTCCGTTGCAAATTTTCTGTTCCGTGGTGACCCTAGCCGGCAGCACGGTCCTGTGTCTTCACCAAGCCAGTTACAACGACATGACGTTTGTGACGACGTGGTGGACGGCGTTGTGGTCGGTCTGGTTCGTGTGGCACATGAACGATCCCGATGTTGATGGATTGCTTCGCCGCGGCGCGTTTTTGGGTCGGCTGATCATCTCGATGATCTTGCTCGGTGGCGGCGTCGGCAAATGGACCAGCGAGTATTGGTCGGGCGAAGTTTTCTACGACATCTACTTCCGCGACCGCGACTTTTGGCTGTTCAATTTGCTACGTGACAACTTCGATGCCGACACACTGCGTGAGATGTCGAAGTGGTACAGCCGAAAGGTCGTCATACTCGAATCGGTCGCCGGATTAACGTTGTGGATGTTGCCGGCCCGCTGGGCGGCGGGAATCGGTGCGGTGATCCTGGCGTCGATCGCGTTGCTTTCGAACTTTTTGTTATTCTCGGTGCTGATGAGCCTGATCGGTTTGGCATCGGTGGGATTATTGGTCCGGCGCCATACGTCTATTCCGTGAGCCGCGACACGTAAGCGGCCGGGTAAATTCGCACTGTACGTTGCTTTAGCGCCGTCGGCTCATCGCTTTAGCGCCGTCGGCTCATCGCTTTAGCGCCCTCGGCTTATCCTTGTCGTGGCCCCGAAATCTGCCGATACCGGCTACATTGGCATCGCTGGAATCACTAGGTTTCAGGTTCGAACCGCGTTACAACACACCCTTGGTGCTGGGGACGGCGCCTCCGCTTCGCGGATCGTCTTCGGCCGCCATGCGGATTGCCCGTGCAACCGATTTGAAGACGCATTCGGCGATGTGGTGTCCGTTGCGTCCGTGGTGCAATACGACGTGCAGGTTGCAGTTTGCGTTGGCGGCGAACGATTGCCAAAAATGCTCGACCAATTCGCTGTCGAACGTGCCAATTTTTGACGCCGCGATCGGTGCATGATACTCAAACGCATAACGTCCGCCCATATCGACGGCGGCCGTCACCAAACATTCGTCCATCGGCAACGTGAAGTGACCGTAACGCTTGATGCCAGCTCGATTGCCAAGTGCTTGATCGACGGCTTGCCCCAGCGCGATACCGATGTCTTCGGCGGTGTGGTGATCGTCAACGTGTAGGTCACCCTTCGCGTCGACGTCCAAATCGATCATCGCGTGCTTGGCCAACAAGTCCAGCATGTGATCCAGGAACCCAATGCCCGATCTTCGCGAACCACCGCCGTTACCATCCAGATTGACGGTTAGCTTGATATCGGTTTCGCCGGTCTTGCGGCTGATCGTTGCGGTGCGCGTCATGACTGTAAAGCTCTTTCGATGGTCGAGAGACAGGATTCCATTTGCTCGTCGGTCCCGACGGAAATACGCAAACCGTCACCCCAATCGGCAAACTGCATGTATCGAATCAGGATGTTATTCTGCTTGAGAAATTCGTAGATCGCCTTGTGGTTACCGTCGGGGTGTCGGCACCAAACAAAATTGGCGTGCGAGGGCGTGACCTCAAATCCCATCGCCGACAATCGAGACTGCATCACCGCGCGGGTCGTGTTCATCTTGGTCTTGATGTCGGCCAACCATTCTTGGCATCCCATCGCGGCGGTCGCGGCGGCAATGGAAATCGCGTCGCAGTTGTAACTGTCTTTGATCTTGGTTAGCTCGGCGACGATGTGTGGCTGGGCGACCAGAAATCCGAACCTCAATCCCGCCAAACCGTAGGACTTGCTGAGCGTTCGAGTGACGAAAACATTCTCGTTACGCTTGACCAAGTCCAAACAGTTCGTCTCAGCGAAATCGACGTAGGCTTCGTCAACAACCAATGGACACGTCAATGAAGCGGAGACCTTTTCCACTTCGTTGGGCGAAACGATGGTGCCGGAGGGGCTGTTCGGATTCGGCAATAACACCAACCGCAGTCCGTCATCACTTTTCGCAAACTCGGCGGGAAGCTTCCAACCGTCTTCGAACGGCGTTTGTTCCCACGATGCACCTTGGATATCGGCCAGCGTTCGATAGAGGATGTAGCTGGGGTAGGGCAGTCGCAAGCGCTGTCCTTCGCCGACGAAGCCTCGGACCAAAATCGTCAGAATCTCGTCGCTGCCGTTGCCCGCCAAAATCCATTCCGGACCTGGCATCCCCAACGCTTCGGCAGCGGCGCGGCGAAACGAGGTTGCCATCGGATCGGGGTAACGATTGATCGGGCCTCCGGCGGCCGTGCGGATGGCTTCCACGACGGCAGGCGGCGGCGGATAGGGATTCTCGTTCGTGTTCAGTTTGACGCACGAACCCGGCGGTGGCTGTTCGCCCGGCGCGTACGGCAGCATCTTTGCGAGGGCAGGTCGAAACGGGTTGGCTTGGGTCACGGTCGGAAATACTCGTTCAAATTCGTTGAACACTCGTGGACGGGAAACGCAAACAGATCGAGACGATAATCTTACTCGCGAATCGTCACGCTGCGGGCGTGGGCGGTAAGACCTTCTTTTTCAGCAAGTCGGACAACGTCGGGAGCGATTTGGTTCAGGGCGTCCGGCGTGAACTCGGTGATACTGCCGCTTCGCAGGAAGCTGTTACTCGATAATCCGGCGGCCCAGGTGCAGGTGCCGCCGGTGGGCAGCACGTGGCTAGGCCCGGCCGCATAGTCGCCCAAGGCCACCGGGGTGTAGTGGCCCAAGAACGCGGCGCCGGAATTTCGAATCTTGGCCATCAACCGACTCGGATCGGCCGTTTCAATGTTCAAGTGCTCGGGCGCGAACTGATCCGTCAACTCACACGCGTGATCTTCGTCGCGGACAAGGATCAAGGCACCGAAGGCTTCAAGCGAATCCACCGTCAACTCGCATCGCTCAAGTACAGCGACCTGCTTTGCCAATTCCGCGGCGACGGCTTCGATGAGCGGTTTGTGCCAAGTGATCAGGATCGCCGAACCGGGCGAGTGCTCGGCTTGAGCCAGCAGGTCGGCAGCAACGTAGTCGGCGCGGGCAGTTT
Encoded proteins:
- the hisB gene encoding imidazoleglycerol-phosphate dehydratase HisB → MTRTATISRKTGETDIKLTVNLDGNGGGSRRSGIGFLDHMLDLLAKHAMIDLDVDAKGDLHVDDHHTAEDIGIALGQAVDQALGNRAGIKRYGHFTLPMDECLVTAAVDMGGRYAFEYHAPIAASKIGTFDSELVEHFWQSFAANANCNLHVVLHHGRNGHHIAECVFKSVARAIRMAAEDDPRSGGAVPSTKGVL
- the gatB gene encoding Asp-tRNA(Asn)/Glu-tRNA(Gln) amidotransferase subunit GatB, translated to MTLSNGYPAQTVIGLEVHVQLKTETKLFCGCSTTFGAPPNTQVCPVCLGLPGALPVMNDAAIELSIRAGLAIDCSIPPMTKWDRKQYFYPDLPKGYQISQFDLPICADGFIEIPDPADPDSTRHIGILRAHLEEDAGKSMHDEAAGRSDTRIDLNRCGTPLLEIVSQPDMRSSAEAKAYLQELKLRMTHLGISDCEMQEGSLRVDANVNLHIEVDGKKIATPIVEVKNMNSFRAVERAIEHEVDRQYDLWEETGKTIDDESKTTRGWDDNAGITFLQREKEESADYRYFPDPDLLPIRLPIERVEAARANLGELPGAIRIRLAQQYGIKPYDADVIVNQGPDLIAYFESAATGSGDGKRTSSWIQQDVMRTLKDRDIGIGEFPVDADSLGKLLEKVASGELDNARARDVFAHMIETGQSVEAAITALGIESVDNSELETLCQELLDANPQVAEDFKAGKQQAVGSLIGQAKKKNPNANPQQVRETLIKLLQG
- a CDS encoding dienelactone hydrolase family protein encodes the protein MMRSIPTLFFFAFGWLVLGTVAARAEVQTETIVYHDGDVALEGFVAWDPAKVTGTAPGVLVVHQWMGLTDYEKGRCQQLAELGCVAFALDIYGQGVRPADTAEAGKTAGKYKGDRDLYRRRLNLGLNQLQGRSDVDGKRIAAIGYCFGGTGVLELARSGADVAGVVSFHGGLDSPSPSDGKNIIAKILVCHGADDPFVPKDDIEAFVKELNDANINWQMDVYSDAVHSFTQPMAGNDNSKGAAYNQQADHRSWLAMQLFFQELFGTKMPLVQP
- the gatA gene encoding Asp-tRNA(Asn)/Glu-tRNA(Gln) amidotransferase subunit GatA, with amino-acid sequence MLDSALEILRLQSAGEATAVEIAGAALDAIEASQPTINAFTHVDREAALSAAAAVDAKRAAGGRLGPLAGVPVAVKDVLCTRDMPTTCSSRMLKNFRPPYDAGVVERLRAADAVIVGKTNMDEFAMGASTENSAFGVTRNPWDTTRIPGGSSGGAAACVAAGTVPLSIGTDTGGSIRQPAAMCGVTGLKPTYGRVSRYGLIAFASSLDQVGPIGWSVPDVALMMQTIAGYDARDSTSLNLDISHYTEVLSSHDLRGLKIGILRESMDRDGVDDSVRQATLDAADVFQSIGAEMVEIDLPHNDYWVPTYYVIAPCEASSNLSRYDGAHYGHRTSDLSDSDKLGPLVTTYCRSRAEGFGDEVKRRIMVGTYALSEGYADQYYSQALKVRRLIKGDYDAAFSQVDLLLGPVTPTPAFPLGQKVDDPIQMYLCDLFTVGANLAGVPAISLPAGLDASGLPVAVQLQAPVLEESRLLFAGAAFQSVTDHHKRRPS
- the hisC gene encoding histidinol-phosphate transaminase; amino-acid sequence: MTQANPFRPALAKMLPYAPGEQPPPGSCVKLNTNENPYPPPPAVVEAIRTAAGGPINRYPDPMATSFRRAAAEALGMPGPEWILAGNGSDEILTILVRGFVGEGQRLRLPYPSYILYRTLADIQGASWEQTPFEDGWKLPAEFAKSDDGLRLVLLPNPNSPSGTIVSPNEVEKVSASLTCPLVVDEAYVDFAETNCLDLVKRNENVFVTRTLSKSYGLAGLRFGFLVAQPHIVAELTKIKDSYNCDAISIAAATAAMGCQEWLADIKTKMNTTRAVMQSRLSAMGFEVTPSHANFVWCRHPDGNHKAIYEFLKQNNILIRYMQFADWGDGLRISVGTDEQMESCLSTIERALQS